One bacterium genomic window, CGCGGCCCCTGCTGTGGGACGTGGCGAACGGCGGCGGCGGCGCGTCAGCATCGCCGCCGGCCGCGCCCGACGACGGTCGCGACGCGGCCGGCGCGGGTGATGCGGAAGCGCGGTCGTTCAACCCCACGGCCGACGTACGGGTCTCCATCCCCTCCGGGCTGTGGTTGCGCGGCCAAGGCCTGGAGGTCGAACTCACCGGCGACCTGGAGCTGCGCACGGTTGACGGCCGCCACGACATCGGCGGCGAGCTGGAGGCCGAACGGGGCTTCTACCGGTTCCTCGGCCGAACCTTCCAGGTCGAACGCGGCGCGGTGTCCTTCGACGCGGGCGAAGAGCTGGACCCGGCGCTGGACATCTCGCTGACGACCCTGCTGCACGGCGCCCTCTACCGCGTCGCCTTCGGCGGCACCCTGCGCAAACCGATCCTTCTGCTCACCTCCGAGCCGGAGCTGCCCGAAGGCGATATCATGGCCATGCTGCTGTTCGGACGGCCTCTCGAAGATCTCAGCAGCGGCCAGGAAGGCCTGGTGCAGGAGCGGGCCACGGATCTGGTGGCGGCTTTCGGCACGTCCCAGCTCGAGGCGCGCCTCTCGCAGCAGCTCAAGGTCGACATGGTCAGCCTGCGCCGCGGCGGCGCCACCGGCGGCGGCGACGCCCTGGTGATCGGCAAGCACCTGCACCAGAAGGTGCTGCTCAAGTACGAGCAGGTGCTGGACGAGTGGTCGTCATTCATCGTCAACCTGGAGTACTTCCTCTCGCGGCACCTCAAGCTGGAGACCATGATCTCGCGCCACGACCAGTCCGCCGCCGCGGTCAACTGGTCGGTGGAGTACTGACACGGGACCGTCGATGCGCTAACATGGCCCACACGTAGCCCTGGAGGAGGTCCATGATGGTCAAGCTGCACCACCGCGTCAGAAAACCCGCCGCCCAGGCGCCCGGCACCGTCGAATTCCACGGCGAAAAGAGGGTCGAGCGCGTCACGATCAAGGTGATCGATTACCAAGGCGACCGCTTCGAAGAGCGTGAGATCGACGACTTCCACGAGTGTTTCACCTACCGCAACACCGACACCGTCACCTGGATCAACGTCAACGGGCTGCACGATACCGATCTGCTGCGCGAACTCGGCGCCCACTACGGGCTGCACTCGCTGGTCCTCGAGGACATCGTCAACACGCACCAGCGCCCCAAGATGGAAGACTTCGGCGATTACATCTATCTCGTCTGCCGGATGCTCAGCTTCAACTCCGAAAACCTGAGCCTCGCCTCCGAGCAACTCAGCCTGGTGCTCGGCCGCAATTTCGTGCTCTCCTTCCAGGAGCGTCCCGGCGACGTCCTGGAGCCGGTGCGCGAACGGCTGCGGCTGGGCAAGGGACGCATCCGCACCAACGGCCCGGGGTATCTCAGCTACGCCCTGGTGGACGCGGTGGTCGACCACTACTTCACCGTGCTGGAAGGCTTCGGCGACGAGATAGAGACGCTGGAGGAGGAGCTTCTGCTCGAACCGGGCTTGGACGCACTGCAGAGGATCCACCATCTCAAGCGTGAGATCGTGCTGCTACGCCGGGCGGTCTGGCCGCTGCGCGAGGTCGTGTCGAGACTCGACCGGGAGGAACTCCCCCTGCTGGGCGCACACGTCAGGCCGTACCTGCGCGACCTGTACGACCACGTGATCCACGTGGCCGACTCCGTGGATTCGTTCCGCGATCTCCTGTCCGGACTGCAGGACCTCTACCTGTCGAGCGTCAGCAACCGCATGAACGAGGTGATGAAGGTGCTGACGATCTTCGCCTCGATCTTCGTGCCGTTGACCTTCTTGGCAGGCGTCTACGGCATGAACTTCACGTACATGCCGGAGCTGGGCTGGCGCTGGAGCTATCCGATCTTCTGGCTCGTGACCCTGGCCCTGGGCGGCGTCTTGCTGCTCTTCTTCCACCGCCGGAAATGGCTGTG contains:
- the corA gene encoding magnesium/cobalt transporter CorA, whose protein sequence is MVKLHHRVRKPAAQAPGTVEFHGEKRVERVTIKVIDYQGDRFEEREIDDFHECFTYRNTDTVTWINVNGLHDTDLLRELGAHYGLHSLVLEDIVNTHQRPKMEDFGDYIYLVCRMLSFNSENLSLASEQLSLVLGRNFVLSFQERPGDVLEPVRERLRLGKGRIRTNGPGYLSYALVDAVVDHYFTVLEGFGDEIETLEEELLLEPGLDALQRIHHLKREIVLLRRAVWPLREVVSRLDREELPLLGAHVRPYLRDLYDHVIHVADSVDSFRDLLSGLQDLYLSSVSNRMNEVMKVLTIFASIFVPLTFLAGVYGMNFTYMPELGWRWSYPIFWLVTLALGGVLLLFFHRRKWL
- a CDS encoding translocation/assembly module TamB, with protein sequence RPLLWDVANGGGGASASPPAAPDDGRDAAGAGDAEARSFNPTADVRVSIPSGLWLRGQGLEVELTGDLELRTVDGRHDIGGELEAERGFYRFLGRTFQVERGAVSFDAGEELDPALDISLTTLLHGALYRVAFGGTLRKPILLLTSEPELPEGDIMAMLLFGRPLEDLSSGQEGLVQERATDLVAAFGTSQLEARLSQQLKVDMVSLRRGGATGGGDALVIGKHLHQKVLLKYEQVLDEWSSFIVNLEYFLSRHLKLETMISRHDQSAAAVNWSVEY